A region from the Thermoplasmatales archaeon genome encodes:
- a CDS encoding Ribosomal protein 'A', whose translation MEYIYGALLLHTAGQEIDEEKLKKVLSGAGVKPDETRLKSLISSLKDIKIEEVLKNAANVSVAAPAASAAKPAEKKEEKKKEEKKEEKSEAAEEDAMAGLSSLFG comes from the coding sequence ATGGAATATATATATGGAGCTCTCCTGCTGCATACAGCAGGACAGGAAATAGACGAAGAAAAACTAAAGAAAGTACTCAGCGGGGCAGGTGTGAAGCCTGACGAGACAAGACTCAAATCTCTTATTTCGAGCCTCAAGGATATCAAGATAGAAGAGGTCCTCAAGAATGCTGCAAACGTTTCCGTTGCGGCACCTGCGGCTAGTGCAGCAAAGCCGGCTGAAAAGAAAGAGGAAAAGAAGAAAGAGGAAAAGAAAGAAGAGAAGAGCGAAGCCGCTGAAGAAGA